In one window of Opitutaceae bacterium DNA:
- the uvrA gene encoding excinuclease ABC subunit UvrA encodes MPTSHPSQETIRIFGARQNNLKGFDLTIPLGRYVVVTGLSGSGKSSLVFDTIHAEGQRRYVETFSAYTRQFLDLLQKPKVDRIENIRPSIAIEQTNTVKTSRSTVGTMTELTDFFKVWFSHAATLHDPETGEAIHDDNPSSIWSKALALFADQTVLVGFEVSRPQNMSWAEILTSLEGQGYTRILLPETGPARIDEIHPDTDPSLVKAPAIQVIQDRVRVRKADAGRFLEAAETALHFGQGEMVLMSPEGSILGRYSRGLHSPTTGRRFRPASPGLFSFNSPLGACPRCRGFGRVIEIDYRLVIPDTSRSIRDGAIKAFEGEVYGESKKDLIRASRRLGIPVDIPFADLTPEQLDLVMNGEPAYRKQKESGADYDYESGLWYGLGGFFDWLETNTYKMHVRVFLSRFRSYRTCGTCGGSRLQPESLFWKWQGHALPELYQMSVSSLTPLMEKELPELKGTDHQAEIALDSIVTRLRYLDQVGLGYLTLDRTSRTLSGGEVERVNLTSCLGTSLVDTLFVLDEPSVGLHSRDIDRLIGIIRGLTRNGNTVIVVEHDDSMIRAADHVIEIGPGPGRDGGNVVFEGSVGGMKRAPFSLTGGYLSGRERVSLPDTRRPVGLPADGVEWLRFRGVSKHNLRKLDLDLPLGRLVCLSGVSGSGKSTLLDNVIYQGLIGQTGQVAEDPAEIESLSAHPGFADILLVDQSPISRTPRSNPALYSEAWDTIRDLFARTPEAARLGLTASSFSFNSGSGRCDHCQGLGYEKVEMQFLSDVFIPCPICEGKRFRPEILEIEWNGHSISDILDLTIGEAITVFSDQARIRKRLQALDDVGLGYLTLGQPLNTLSGGESQRLKLVRYLGEVSRTDPTNRALLLLDEPTTGLHRHDVRRLIGVLQRLVDHGHSVVIIEHNLDVLKSADWVIELGPEAGDGGGRIVATGTPETVARAGTLSSPYLRDALEDRARSAKTPAVAESAGRSGYRAASKTRGRRTGQVIEVIGAREHNLKNISVRIPHRQLSVVTGISGSGKSTLAFDIIFGEGQRRFMESMSPYARQFVEQMPRPAIDRLSGIPPTVAIEQRITRGSRKSTVATVTEVAQYLRLLYARIGLQHNPATGKPVETQTESEVIGRIERDLRSKPLRIARHLFLCAPLIRGRKGHHQPIANWIEDHGHERMRTDGVIMLTEDFQKLDRYREHTIDVVVADLASSDKAATRKRSEVATVVSEALRLGKGSCFLAGPEGHEISWYSTSRTDTETGEAFPELDPKHFSFNSPKGWCPACRGHGRILPWMLESRDDEDLPPELADLAHDLDPDELESLKGSICPECRGTRLNRISRAVRVALTDGRNLSLPEMLALEPAALIKALRKLRLDHRSRLIVSDIIPQIEERLRFMDEVGLAYLTLDRPATTLSGGEAQRIRLASQLGTNLAGVLYVLDEPSIGLHARDNDRLIATLLELRDKGNTLLVVEHDDAMMEQADTIIDLGPGAGIHGGAILANGTLKQLLRNKKSLTGKYLKAQIPHPFNGIWRPLPPKDGRGRPPGWLTLSGARLRNLGGMDIRIPIGRLTMVGGVSGAGKSTLIRDLLKPAVAMAIHAQTARLTGTAFLKATDSLDDGDDGGGTGGPPFRDLRNGHLFKSVIEVDQAPIGKTPRSTPATYLGAFDLIRKFFAELPESRMRGFQPGRFSFNTPGGRCETCKGAGRVKLEMNFLPDTYLPCEDCDGSRYGPELQDITWKGKTVSEVLALTFDEAAVFFDFHAVLKETMQLMVDTGLGYLTLGQSSPTLSGGEAQRLKLVTELTRGLQTVTERKRGIQPRNLYILEEPTIGLHLSDCEKLIQVLHRLVEQGHTVIVIEHHLDLLAEADYLIEVGPGGGPAGGKITFQGPLKDLGKAKNSATAPYLQTRLGGSG; translated from the coding sequence GTGCCGACATCCCATCCCTCCCAGGAAACCATCCGCATCTTCGGGGCCCGTCAGAACAACCTGAAGGGCTTCGATCTGACGATCCCTCTCGGCCGGTACGTGGTCGTGACCGGCCTCAGCGGTTCCGGAAAATCCTCCCTCGTCTTTGACACGATCCACGCCGAGGGCCAGCGCCGCTACGTCGAGACCTTCAGCGCCTATACCCGGCAATTCCTCGACCTGCTGCAAAAACCCAAGGTCGACCGGATTGAGAATATCCGCCCTTCGATCGCGATTGAACAGACAAACACGGTCAAGACGTCCCGTTCGACGGTCGGGACCATGACCGAGCTGACCGATTTTTTTAAAGTCTGGTTCTCCCACGCCGCCACCCTGCATGATCCCGAGACGGGCGAGGCCATCCACGACGACAATCCGAGCAGCATCTGGTCGAAGGCACTCGCCCTTTTTGCCGATCAGACCGTTCTGGTCGGATTCGAGGTCAGCCGGCCGCAGAACATGAGCTGGGCGGAGATCCTCACCAGCCTGGAGGGACAAGGCTATACCCGGATTCTTCTACCGGAGACGGGGCCGGCCCGCATCGACGAGATCCATCCCGATACGGATCCCTCGCTCGTGAAGGCACCTGCCATCCAGGTCATCCAGGATCGGGTCCGCGTCCGGAAGGCCGATGCCGGCCGGTTTCTTGAAGCCGCCGAAACCGCCCTGCATTTCGGCCAGGGCGAAATGGTCCTGATGAGTCCGGAGGGGAGCATTCTCGGACGTTATTCCCGTGGACTTCACTCCCCGACCACCGGTCGTCGCTTTCGGCCGGCCTCCCCCGGACTCTTTTCCTTCAATTCGCCGCTCGGCGCCTGTCCCCGTTGTCGGGGATTCGGTCGTGTCATCGAGATCGATTATCGTCTGGTGATTCCGGATACAAGCAGGAGCATCCGCGACGGTGCGATCAAGGCCTTCGAAGGCGAAGTCTACGGCGAGTCGAAAAAGGATCTGATCCGGGCCTCCAGGCGACTGGGCATTCCCGTCGATATCCCCTTTGCCGACCTGACCCCGGAACAGCTCGACCTGGTCATGAACGGCGAGCCCGCCTACCGGAAGCAGAAGGAATCCGGTGCCGACTACGATTATGAATCCGGGCTCTGGTACGGTCTGGGAGGATTCTTTGATTGGCTGGAGACCAACACCTACAAGATGCACGTCCGGGTGTTTCTTTCGCGCTTCCGCAGCTACCGGACCTGCGGCACATGCGGCGGCTCCCGCCTCCAGCCCGAATCGCTCTTCTGGAAGTGGCAGGGGCACGCGCTGCCCGAACTCTACCAGATGTCGGTTTCCAGCCTGACTCCCCTGATGGAAAAGGAACTCCCCGAGCTGAAGGGAACCGATCATCAGGCGGAAATCGCCCTCGACTCCATCGTCACCCGCCTGCGCTACCTCGATCAGGTCGGGCTCGGCTACCTCACGCTCGATCGGACTTCGCGAACCCTCAGCGGCGGCGAGGTCGAGCGGGTCAATCTGACCTCGTGCCTCGGCACATCCCTTGTCGACACGCTGTTCGTTCTCGATGAACCCTCGGTCGGCCTGCACTCGCGCGACATCGACCGCCTCATCGGGATTATCCGGGGACTGACCCGAAACGGAAACACGGTCATCGTGGTCGAACACGACGATTCCATGATTCGTGCCGCCGATCATGTGATCGAGATCGGACCCGGTCCGGGTCGCGACGGCGGCAACGTCGTCTTCGAAGGATCGGTCGGCGGCATGAAACGCGCGCCGTTCAGCCTGACCGGCGGCTATCTCTCCGGTCGGGAAAGGGTTTCTCTGCCCGACACGCGCCGGCCGGTCGGCCTACCCGCCGATGGCGTTGAATGGCTCCGGTTCAGAGGCGTCAGCAAGCACAACCTCAGGAAACTTGACCTGGACCTGCCCCTCGGGCGCCTCGTCTGCCTGAGCGGGGTATCGGGCTCCGGGAAATCCACCCTCCTCGACAATGTGATTTACCAGGGATTGATCGGGCAGACCGGGCAGGTCGCGGAGGATCCAGCCGAAATCGAAAGTCTCTCCGCCCATCCGGGATTCGCAGACATTCTTCTGGTCGACCAGTCGCCGATCAGCCGGACCCCCCGATCCAATCCCGCCCTCTACTCCGAGGCCTGGGATACCATCCGCGACCTCTTCGCCCGCACGCCCGAAGCGGCCCGGCTGGGCCTGACCGCATCCAGTTTCTCCTTCAACAGCGGCAGCGGGCGCTGTGATCACTGCCAGGGCCTGGGCTACGAGAAGGTTGAGATGCAATTTCTCTCCGATGTCTTCATTCCCTGCCCCATCTGCGAGGGAAAGCGCTTCCGTCCGGAAATCCTCGAGATTGAATGGAATGGCCATTCGATCAGCGATATCCTCGACCTGACCATTGGTGAAGCCATCACGGTTTTCTCCGATCAGGCCAGGATCCGTAAAAGGCTCCAGGCACTCGACGACGTGGGCCTCGGCTATCTCACCCTCGGTCAGCCGCTCAACACGCTGTCCGGCGGAGAATCCCAACGGCTCAAGCTTGTCCGCTACCTCGGCGAAGTCTCCCGGACAGACCCGACCAACCGGGCTCTTCTCTTGCTCGATGAACCCACCACCGGCCTGCATCGCCACGATGTCCGCCGGCTCATCGGAGTGCTGCAAAGGCTCGTCGATCACGGTCACAGCGTTGTCATCATCGAACACAATCTTGATGTCCTCAAGTCGGCGGACTGGGTGATCGAGCTCGGCCCGGAAGCGGGCGACGGGGGCGGCCGAATCGTCGCCACGGGCACCCCGGAGACGGTGGCCCGGGCCGGGACACTCTCCTCCCCCTACCTCAGGGACGCGCTCGAGGATCGGGCCCGGTCCGCCAAGACCCCCGCGGTGGCGGAGAGCGCAGGCCGGTCGGGTTACCGGGCGGCGTCGAAGACGCGGGGAAGACGAACCGGCCAGGTCATTGAGGTCATCGGTGCCCGCGAGCACAACCTCAAGAACATCTCCGTCCGGATTCCACACCGACAGCTCTCGGTAGTGACCGGCATCTCGGGATCGGGCAAATCCACCCTGGCGTTCGATATCATTTTCGGCGAGGGCCAAAGGCGTTTCATGGAGTCGATGTCGCCTTACGCCCGGCAATTCGTCGAGCAGATGCCCCGTCCCGCGATTGACCGCCTTTCCGGGATCCCCCCCACTGTTGCGATCGAGCAGCGGATCACCCGCGGCAGCCGCAAGTCTACCGTTGCCACCGTGACCGAGGTCGCCCAATACCTTCGGCTGCTCTACGCCCGGATCGGCCTCCAGCACAATCCGGCGACCGGAAAACCGGTCGAGACCCAGACCGAGTCCGAGGTGATCGGGCGAATCGAAAGGGACCTTCGCTCCAAGCCCCTGCGAATCGCCCGTCACCTCTTCCTCTGCGCACCGCTCATCCGCGGGCGCAAGGGACACCACCAGCCCATCGCCAACTGGATCGAAGACCACGGACACGAACGGATGCGAACCGACGGCGTCATCATGCTGACCGAGGATTTCCAGAAGCTGGACCGCTACCGCGAGCACACCATCGACGTGGTCGTGGCCGACCTCGCATCCTCGGACAAAGCGGCCACCCGCAAGCGGTCCGAAGTGGCCACGGTCGTATCTGAAGCCCTGCGCCTCGGCAAGGGATCCTGCTTCCTCGCCGGTCCGGAGGGTCACGAAATCAGCTGGTATTCGACCAGCCGGACCGATACCGAGACCGGCGAAGCCTTTCCCGAACTCGACCCCAAGCATTTTTCCTTCAACTCCCCCAAAGGCTGGTGCCCGGCCTGCCGGGGCCACGGGCGCATCCTGCCCTGGATGCTCGAGAGCCGGGACGATGAAGACCTGCCGCCGGAACTGGCCGACCTCGCCCACGACCTTGATCCCGACGAGCTCGAATCACTGAAGGGCTCGATCTGCCCGGAATGCCGCGGGACCCGCCTCAACCGGATCAGTCGGGCCGTCCGGGTGGCCCTGACCGATGGCCGCAACCTCTCCCTCCCTGAGATGCTCGCGCTCGAGCCGGCCGCCCTGATCAAGGCCCTGCGCAAGCTCCGGCTCGACCACCGAAGCCGGCTCATTGTATCCGATATCATCCCACAGATTGAGGAACGCCTCCGCTTCATGGACGAAGTGGGCCTCGCCTACCTGACCCTCGATCGACCGGCCACCACGCTCTCCGGGGGAGAGGCCCAACGGATCCGCCTCGCCTCCCAGCTCGGCACGAATCTCGCCGGCGTCCTCTATGTCCTCGACGAGCCCAGCATCGGACTGCACGCGCGCGACAATGACCGACTGATCGCCACCCTGCTCGAGCTGCGCGACAAGGGAAACACCCTGCTGGTGGTCGAGCACGACGACGCCATGATGGAGCAGGCCGACACCATCATAGATCTTGGACCCGGCGCCGGCATCCACGGTGGAGCCATCCTCGCCAACGGCACCCTCAAACAGCTTCTCCGCAACAAAAAAAGCCTGACCGGGAAATACCTCAAAGCCCAGATCCCTCACCCTTTCAACGGGATCTGGCGCCCCCTTCCCCCAAAGGACGGCCGCGGGCGGCCGCCGGGTTGGCTCACCCTTTCCGGCGCCCGTCTGCGCAACCTCGGCGGGATGGACATCCGGATTCCGATCGGCCGCCTCACCATGGTCGGGGGCGTCTCCGGAGCGGGCAAATCCACCCTGATCCGGGATCTCCTCAAACCCGCGGTCGCCATGGCGATTCACGCCCAGACCGCACGCCTGACCGGCACCGCGTTCCTCAAGGCGACCGATTCCCTCGACGACGGGGATGACGGTGGTGGGACGGGCGGGCCTCCTTTCCGCGATCTGCGCAACGGGCACCTTTTCAAGTCGGTCATCGAGGTCGACCAGGCCCCGATCGGGAAGACTCCGCGCTCGACCCCGGCCACCTACCTCGGAGCTTTCGACCTGATCCGCAAGTTCTTTGCCGAACTGCCCGAGTCCAGGATGCGAGGATTCCAGCCCGGGCGATTTTCCTTCAACACGCCCGGCGGGCGCTGCGAGACCTGCAAGGGCGCCGGGCGGGTCAAGCTCGAGATGAACTTCCTTCCCGACACCTACCTGCCCTGCGAGGACTGCGATGGATCCCGCTACGGTCCCGAACTCCAGGACATCACCTGGAAAGGGAAGACCGTTTCGGAAGTGCTCGCCCTGACCTTCGACGAAGCCGCCGTCTTCTTCGACTTCCATGCCGTTCTCAAGGAGACCATGCAACTGATGGTCGATACCGGGCTCGGCTACCTGACGCTCGGGCAGAGCAGTCCGACCCTCTCAGGCGGTGAAGCCCAGCGCCTGAAACTGGTCACTGAATTGACCCGTGGCCTGCAGACAGTGACCGAACGCAAACGCGGCATCCAGCCCCGCAACCTCTACATCCTCGAGGAACCCACCATCGGGCTCCACCTCAGCGACTGCGAAAAGCTCATCCAGGTCCTCCATCGGTTGGTCGAGCAGGGACATACCGTCATCGTGATCGAGCACCACCTCGACCTTCTCGCCGAGGCGGATTACCTGATCGAGGTCGGTCCCGGAGGCGGACCCGCCGGCGGAAAGATCACCTTCCAGGGACCGCTCAAGGATCTCGGCAAGGCGAAAAACAGCGCGACCGCTCCCTATCTGCAGACACGGTTGGGCGGCTCCGGCTGA
- a CDS encoding glycosyltransferase, with amino-acid sequence MRIALIQDYLRAGGTERQTVAWARWLAANGHEVVLITFRPGGALEPDDWDPGIGRISLQSTDRRLDWYAPDLVDTLHRADPDCIVCMGRMANSHGWSLARSIREVPLVATFRTGKWMSPFYRWSLKNATGIIVNSRYALERVIREARVPSDRIALVPNPVLLNHSRRPIGMMRQSLREQAGAGDETVVLISCAQFRPEKNQIGLVEMVARLPAEPDWQLWLMGTGKTEKAVRARVQALGLEARIRFPGFQMDPSPWINAADIGVRASRSDSLSNFLIEAQWLGLPVVTTDVGGAGECMVQGESGWITPIDDLEAFGHAVRRLIVDPGLREKAGKAGQVFAHQHFEPEAQFRKQTDFLKRMTGM; translated from the coding sequence ATGAGGATAGCCCTGATCCAGGATTACCTCCGAGCCGGAGGCACCGAACGCCAGACCGTCGCCTGGGCCCGTTGGCTGGCTGCCAACGGCCATGAGGTGGTCCTGATCACCTTTCGTCCGGGCGGTGCCCTCGAACCCGACGACTGGGATCCCGGTATCGGCCGGATCAGCCTTCAGTCAACGGACCGCCGTCTCGACTGGTATGCCCCGGACCTTGTCGATACCCTTCACCGGGCCGACCCCGATTGCATCGTATGTATGGGACGAATGGCCAACAGCCACGGCTGGTCCCTGGCCCGGAGTATCCGCGAGGTGCCCCTCGTGGCCACCTTCCGCACCGGGAAATGGATGTCTCCCTTCTACCGCTGGTCCCTCAAGAACGCCACCGGCATCATCGTCAACAGCCGGTATGCCCTGGAGCGGGTCATCCGCGAAGCCCGCGTCCCGTCCGATCGAATCGCCCTCGTCCCCAATCCGGTCCTGCTGAACCATTCCCGACGTCCGATCGGGATGATGCGGCAATCGCTGCGGGAACAGGCCGGAGCCGGGGATGAAACCGTGGTCCTGATCTCCTGTGCCCAGTTCCGGCCGGAAAAAAACCAGATCGGCCTGGTGGAGATGGTTGCCCGCCTTCCGGCCGAGCCGGACTGGCAGCTCTGGCTGATGGGAACGGGAAAAACCGAAAAGGCGGTGCGTGCAAGAGTTCAGGCCCTCGGACTCGAAGCAAGGATCCGTTTTCCCGGCTTCCAGATGGACCCCTCCCCCTGGATCAACGCAGCGGATATCGGTGTCCGCGCGTCGCGTTCCGATTCTCTGTCCAATTTTCTGATCGAGGCTCAATGGCTGGGACTCCCGGTCGTGACGACCGACGTCGGCGGTGCCGGTGAATGCATGGTTCAGGGGGAATCGGGCTGGATCACGCCGATCGACGACCTGGAGGCGTTCGGTCACGCTGTCCGGCGATTGATCGTCGATCCCGGTCTTCGGGAAAAAGCGGGGAAGGCCGGGCAGGTTTTTGCCCATCAGCATTTCGAACCGGAAGCCCAGTTCCGGAAGCAGACCGACTTCCTGAAGCGGATGACAGGAATGTAG
- a CDS encoding phage holin family protein, whose translation MKYGSVAQLFIRWAVCALGVLIASSVIPGISYENGSDLIVVVLLLSFLNAVLRPILVLFALPFVILTMGIGILVINALLFMLVAHWVDGFHVASFLSAFFGSLIVSLTSLFLLGSRRIQVHGPRRNPPGRRKDDDVIDI comes from the coding sequence ATGAAATACGGTTCGGTGGCACAGCTCTTCATCCGCTGGGCGGTTTGCGCCCTCGGCGTGTTGATCGCGTCATCTGTCATTCCCGGGATCAGCTACGAAAACGGCAGCGACCTGATCGTCGTGGTCCTGTTGCTGAGTTTTCTGAATGCGGTTCTTCGGCCCATCCTTGTCCTCTTCGCCCTGCCGTTCGTGATCCTGACGATGGGTATCGGGATTCTCGTCATCAATGCGCTGCTCTTCATGCTGGTCGCCCACTGGGTGGATGGTTTCCACGTCGCGAGCTTCCTGTCAGCCTTTTTCGGCTCTCTCATCGTCAGTTTGACCTCCCTTTTTCTCCTCGGCTCGCGGCGGATTCAGGTGCATGGTCCTCGCCGGAATCCGCCTGGCAGGCGCAAAGACGATGATGTCATTGATATCTGA
- the lpdA gene encoding dihydrolipoyl dehydrogenase, translating to MAESAEFDLVVIGGGPAGYAAAIRAGQLGRKVACVEMERAGGTCLNWGCIPSKALLKSAEMFQSFKKADSMGFTVGEVGYDFAKIIARSRQVSDQMAKGIEFLFKKNKVDYVVGKGRVMSPGLVEVTDGQGKISQLKAKAILIATGARARRLPGLEVDGTRIMTSREALVMPAQPKSIIIVGASAIGMEFAYFLNAFGTEVTLVEIMPSVLPVEDEEVSKLVARSFKKSGVKIHTGTKIENLKATKTGVTAELVVDEKRTPIEAEAALIAIGIEANLEGTLAESVKPEKDRGYLRVDDCYETTVKGIYAAGDIIGPPWLAHVATYEAIQAVNGIFGVGKPRRVTAFPGCTYCQPQVASIGSTEKKLKEDGIDYLVGKFPFTASGKAVAGNASEGFVKVLSARDSGEILGVHIVGAEATELIAEYGLAITLEATIAEIHETIHAHPTLSEALAEAAAATHNEAIHI from the coding sequence ATGGCAGAATCAGCAGAATTTGATTTAGTGGTCATCGGCGGCGGTCCGGCCGGTTACGCAGCGGCCATCCGGGCCGGGCAACTCGGCCGGAAAGTGGCTTGCGTCGAAATGGAACGGGCCGGCGGAACCTGTTTGAACTGGGGATGCATCCCCAGCAAGGCCCTCCTCAAGAGCGCCGAAATGTTCCAGTCCTTCAAGAAGGCCGACTCGATGGGCTTCACCGTCGGCGAGGTCGGTTACGATTTTGCCAAGATCATCGCCCGTTCCCGTCAGGTTTCCGACCAGATGGCCAAGGGAATCGAGTTCCTCTTCAAGAAGAACAAGGTGGATTACGTGGTGGGCAAGGGACGGGTCATGTCTCCCGGTCTGGTCGAGGTCACCGACGGGCAGGGAAAAATCAGCCAGCTGAAGGCGAAGGCCATCCTCATCGCCACCGGCGCCCGGGCGCGCCGGCTGCCGGGTCTGGAAGTCGACGGGACCCGGATCATGACGTCGAGGGAAGCTCTCGTCATGCCGGCTCAACCCAAGTCGATCATTATTGTCGGAGCCAGTGCCATCGGGATGGAATTCGCCTATTTTCTCAATGCGTTCGGGACCGAGGTGACCTTGGTGGAGATCATGCCTTCGGTTCTGCCGGTTGAAGACGAGGAAGTCTCGAAACTGGTCGCCCGTTCCTTCAAGAAGTCCGGGGTCAAGATCCATACCGGTACCAAAATCGAAAATCTGAAAGCAACCAAGACGGGTGTGACAGCAGAGCTGGTCGTTGATGAGAAGCGCACACCGATCGAAGCCGAAGCCGCCCTGATCGCGATCGGAATCGAAGCCAACCTCGAGGGCACCCTGGCCGAATCGGTCAAACCGGAGAAAGATCGGGGTTACCTCAGGGTGGATGATTGCTATGAGACCACGGTCAAGGGCATCTATGCCGCCGGTGACATCATCGGCCCCCCCTGGCTGGCCCACGTGGCCACCTATGAGGCGATCCAGGCGGTCAACGGCATCTTCGGGGTCGGCAAGCCCCGTCGGGTCACCGCTTTTCCCGGATGCACCTATTGCCAGCCCCAGGTGGCCAGCATCGGGTCGACGGAAAAGAAACTGAAGGAAGACGGGATCGATTACCTGGTGGGCAAGTTCCCCTTCACCGCCTCGGGCAAGGCAGTGGCCGGCAACGCGTCGGAGGGATTCGTCAAGGTCCTCAGCGCCAGGGACTCCGGAGAAATCCTCGGCGTCCACATCGTGGGTGCGGAGGCGACCGAACTGATTGCCGAATACGGTCTGGCCATCACCCTTGAGGCGACCATTGCGGAAATCCACGAGACCATTCACGCCCATCCGACCTTGAGTGAGGCCCTGGCCGAAGCCGCCGCAGCCACCCACAACGAGGCGATCCATATCTGA